In one window of Halomarina pelagica DNA:
- a CDS encoding DR2241 family protein, protein MDESPDRTRRAAGATNAEQFDALLTAAEDGVDFDGLRVSTDGETYAFATPEVERSGLDERSFRDLAAQYADYVNNWYVWTLADLSADREAFLRWIEGANERPVPERYAALREGGIARSWGQLRITATLADDGERRYDLRHEADAGRDVADLDRHDDPLDARHLATDDERGRYRPLKTAPTLRRGWVYPDLPSADLVRAVDFFYPATVANWHRERAGDLDVSHWRETAERQTGIYGVVEELPPEAVEWVAEACCVDSQCLKRREWDEDEATPLDAPRGDGEFPCREPCSLVIAAARTWTTLEREEPREYTFELTPSEKEQVEAIVEAVADGRTDEIREADVSEGANRYRARYLRAKRFDDEGNLCGVPTDEDGA, encoded by the coding sequence ATGGACGAGTCCCCGGACCGAACGCGGCGCGCGGCTGGCGCGACGAACGCGGAGCAGTTCGACGCCCTTCTGACCGCCGCCGAGGACGGCGTCGACTTCGACGGCCTGCGCGTCTCGACCGACGGCGAGACGTACGCCTTCGCCACGCCCGAGGTCGAGCGCTCGGGACTCGACGAGCGCTCGTTCCGCGACCTCGCGGCGCAGTACGCGGACTACGTGAACAACTGGTACGTCTGGACGCTGGCCGACCTGAGCGCCGACCGCGAGGCGTTCCTGCGGTGGATCGAGGGGGCCAACGAGCGTCCCGTCCCCGAGCGCTACGCGGCGCTACGCGAGGGAGGGATCGCGCGGTCGTGGGGGCAACTGCGGATCACTGCGACGCTGGCCGACGACGGCGAGCGTCGCTACGACCTCCGCCACGAGGCGGACGCGGGGCGCGACGTCGCGGACCTCGACCGCCACGACGATCCGCTCGACGCCCGCCACCTCGCGACCGACGACGAGCGGGGGCGCTACCGCCCGCTCAAGACGGCCCCCACGCTCCGCCGGGGGTGGGTCTATCCGGACCTCCCGAGCGCGGACCTCGTGCGCGCGGTCGACTTCTTCTACCCCGCGACGGTCGCCAACTGGCACCGCGAGCGGGCGGGCGACCTCGACGTGAGCCACTGGCGCGAGACCGCGGAGCGCCAGACCGGCATCTACGGCGTCGTCGAGGAACTCCCCCCGGAGGCCGTCGAGTGGGTCGCCGAGGCCTGTTGCGTCGATTCGCAGTGTCTCAAGCGCCGCGAGTGGGACGAGGACGAGGCGACGCCCCTCGACGCGCCGCGCGGCGACGGCGAGTTCCCCTGCCGGGAGCCCTGCTCGCTCGTGATCGCCGCCGCGCGCACGTGGACGACCCTGGAGCGCGAGGAGCCCCGGGAGTACACGTTCGAACTCACCCCGAGCGAGAAGGAGCAGGTCGAGGCGATCGTCGAGGCGGTCGCCGACGGCCGGACCGACGAGATCCGCGAGGCGGACGTCTCCGAGGGCGCGAACCGCTACCGGGCGCGCTACCTCCGGGCGAAGCGATTCGACGACGAGGGGAACCTGTGCGGCGTGCCGACCGACGAGGACGGGGCGTAG
- a CDS encoding CbiX/SirB N-terminal domain-containing protein, whose protein sequence is MSQALVIVAHGSHLNPDSSAPTFDHADTIRASGAFDEVREAFWKEEPSFREVLRTVEAEEVFVVPLFVSEGYFTEQVIPRELRLEGWDVDEWDSDGTSASHVTLRASDVDKTVHYCGPVGTHDAMSDVIVRRAQSVTGDPDVGPGFGLAVVGHGTERNENSAKAIHYHAERIRAMDRFDEVEALFMDEDPEVDDVTDYLESDDVVVVPLFVADGFHTQEDIPEDMGITDDYREGYDVPAAVDGTRIWYAGAVGTEALTADVIVERARDAGADVRDSAERVRERTGDVAGD, encoded by the coding sequence ATGTCACAGGCGCTCGTCATCGTCGCCCACGGCTCGCACCTGAACCCCGATTCGAGCGCGCCGACGTTCGACCACGCGGACACGATCCGCGCCTCGGGGGCCTTCGACGAAGTGCGCGAGGCCTTCTGGAAGGAGGAGCCGTCGTTCCGGGAGGTGCTCCGGACCGTCGAGGCCGAGGAGGTGTTCGTCGTCCCGCTGTTCGTCAGCGAGGGGTACTTCACCGAGCAGGTCATCCCGCGTGAACTCCGCCTCGAGGGGTGGGACGTCGACGAGTGGGACTCCGACGGCACCAGCGCGAGCCACGTCACGCTCCGGGCGAGCGACGTGGATAAGACGGTCCACTACTGCGGACCGGTCGGCACGCACGACGCGATGAGCGACGTGATCGTCCGGCGCGCCCAGTCGGTGACGGGCGACCCCGACGTGGGTCCCGGCTTCGGCCTCGCGGTCGTCGGCCACGGCACCGAGCGCAACGAGAACTCCGCGAAGGCCATCCACTACCACGCCGAGCGCATCCGCGCGATGGATCGCTTCGACGAGGTCGAGGCGCTGTTCATGGACGAGGACCCGGAGGTCGACGACGTGACCGACTACTTGGAGTCGGACGACGTGGTGGTCGTCCCCCTCTTCGTCGCCGACGGCTTCCACACGCAGGAGGACATCCCGGAGGACATGGGCATCACGGACGACTACCGGGAGGGCTACGACGTGCCGGCGGCGGTCGACGGCACGCGCATCTGGTACGCCGGCGCGGTCGGGACGGAGGCGCTCACGGCAGACGTGATCGTCGAGCGCGCCCGTGACGCCGGGGCGGACGTGCGCGATTCGGCGGAGCGCGTCCGCGAGCGGACCGGCGACGTGGCGGGCGACTGA
- a CDS encoding DUF7523 family protein, whose translation MSLAAETRAAVRVRPFLYDALRAGVVNYAAAARYLDVGDEEAVTAALRRYAEELDDYEPPAGAASVSMRSGLGPVESDPDTGESEPDERPLLRVGERSYGPGGSLTGVLATGDVPAAALAEALSRLRAEGIAVEAAAVSPETLLVLVERRDGPNAVRVVESVVGR comes from the coding sequence ATGTCCCTCGCAGCAGAGACGCGCGCCGCCGTCCGCGTCCGACCGTTCCTCTACGACGCCCTGCGCGCGGGCGTCGTGAACTACGCCGCCGCCGCCCGGTACCTCGACGTCGGCGACGAGGAGGCAGTCACCGCCGCGCTCCGCCGCTACGCCGAGGAACTGGACGACTACGAACCGCCGGCGGGCGCGGCCAGCGTCTCGATGCGAAGCGGGCTGGGACCCGTCGAGTCCGACCCGGACACCGGGGAATCCGAACCCGACGAACGTCCCCTCCTCCGGGTCGGCGAGCGCTCGTACGGGCCGGGGGGATCGCTCACGGGCGTGCTCGCGACGGGCGACGTGCCCGCGGCGGCGCTCGCCGAGGCGCTCTCCCGCCTGCGCGCGGAGGGGATCGCCGTCGAGGCCGCCGCCGTCTCCCCCGAAACGCTCCTCGTGCTCGTCGAGCGGCGCGACGGGCCGAACGCCGTGCGCGTCGTCGAGTCGGTCGTCGGGCGCTGA
- the cysS gene encoding cysteine--tRNA ligase: MTIRVTNTLTGEREVFEPRGDEVLLYVCGLTVSDPAHLGHARLWIHADVVHRWLEYRGYDVRHVENFTDVNEKIVARIGEAGDDEADVARNNVARTVEDMRALNLRRAEVYPRVSEHVPEIVDLVETLIESGHAYEANGSVYFDTSTFSDYGTLSNQSIEDLEAQASDDERAEKRNPTDFALWKAGGVPPETVAEHRHEGAAPPEEASAGAETWDSPWGEGRPGWHIECSAMSMTHLGETLDVHMGGQDLVFPHHENEIAQSEAATGERFARYWLHVRLLETEGEKMSSSLGNFWTVRDAVERLGGDVVRTFLLSTAYDSRQTYSEATVDEARERWERLERAYERACDALDGPDAYAKVADDDLRSAVETATADFEAAMDDDFNTREAIAALLDLARAVNRHLDGRDAYDYRGLREAVEAFDRLGGDALGFAFGADAAEGEVTLAGEVVDLLLEIREREREAGNYERADEIRDSLEALGVEVEDTDDGPTFRL; this comes from the coding sequence ATGACGATACGCGTGACGAACACGCTCACGGGCGAGCGCGAGGTCTTCGAACCGCGCGGCGACGAGGTTCTCCTCTACGTCTGCGGCCTCACCGTCTCTGACCCCGCGCACCTCGGGCACGCCCGCCTGTGGATCCACGCCGACGTGGTCCACCGCTGGCTCGAGTACCGCGGCTACGACGTCCGCCACGTGGAGAACTTCACCGACGTGAACGAGAAGATCGTCGCCCGGATCGGCGAGGCGGGCGACGACGAGGCGGACGTCGCCCGCAACAACGTCGCCCGGACCGTGGAGGACATGCGCGCGCTCAACCTCCGGCGCGCGGAGGTCTACCCCCGCGTCTCCGAGCACGTCCCGGAGATCGTCGACCTCGTGGAGACGCTGATCGAGTCGGGCCACGCCTACGAGGCGAACGGCTCGGTCTACTTCGACACCTCGACGTTCTCCGACTACGGGACGCTCTCGAACCAGTCGATCGAGGACCTCGAAGCGCAGGCCTCGGATGACGAGCGGGCCGAGAAGCGCAACCCGACCGACTTCGCGCTCTGGAAGGCCGGCGGCGTCCCGCCGGAGACGGTCGCCGAACACCGCCACGAGGGGGCCGCCCCGCCCGAGGAGGCGAGCGCGGGGGCGGAGACGTGGGACTCGCCGTGGGGCGAGGGTCGTCCCGGCTGGCACATCGAGTGTTCGGCCATGTCCATGACGCACCTCGGGGAGACGCTCGACGTGCACATGGGCGGCCAGGACCTCGTCTTCCCGCACCACGAGAACGAGATCGCCCAGAGCGAGGCCGCCACGGGCGAGCGGTTCGCCCGCTACTGGCTCCACGTCCGCCTGCTCGAGACGGAGGGCGAGAAGATGAGTTCCAGCCTCGGGAACTTCTGGACGGTACGCGACGCGGTCGAGCGACTCGGCGGCGACGTCGTCCGGACCTTCCTGCTCTCGACGGCCTACGACAGCCGCCAGACCTACTCCGAGGCGACCGTCGACGAGGCGAGGGAGCGCTGGGAGCGCCTCGAGCGCGCCTACGAGCGCGCCTGCGATGCGCTCGACGGACCGGACGCCTACGCGAAGGTCGCGGACGACGACCTCCGGTCGGCCGTCGAGACCGCGACCGCGGACTTCGAGGCCGCCATGGACGACGACTTCAACACCCGCGAGGCCATCGCGGCGCTGCTCGACCTCGCGCGGGCGGTAAATCGCCACCTCGACGGCCGCGACGCGTACGACTACCGCGGCCTCCGCGAGGCCGTCGAGGCGTTCGACCGACTCGGCGGCGACGCGCTCGGATTCGCCTTCGGCGCGGACGCCGCCGAGGGCGAGGTGACCCTCGCCGGGGAGGTCGTCGACCTCCTGCTCGAGATCCGCGAGCGCGAGCGCGAGGCGGGCAACTACGAGCGCGCCGACGAGATCCGCGACTCGCTCGAGGCCCTCGGCGTCGAGGTCGAGGACACGGACGACGGACCGACGTTCCGGTTGTGA
- the corA gene encoding magnesium/cobalt transporter CorA, with protein sequence MISALSYDSGTVESRSIDGSTDLSALKAEEATTWVDATDATERELRLVADVFGIHPLAVEDVLKNVRPKTEEFTDYTFVLVKEAELTRGDRPFDEEVRDEPLGVFVGEDWVCTLSLSPIAAVQRVWSAVTQWDERLLQRGADYTAYRVIDTVVDDYFDLLDRVETQIERIEEEVLVSTDIQTLERINGVRRDLLAFRKVTWPSREAVGVLARGDTAHVRPEMEKYFRDVYDHLVHIVDLTETYRDLTSGARDIYLNTLSQSTNEVMKTLTVVATIFLPLTFIAGVYGMNFGGSRFNMPELSWPFGYPAVMLGMLLVALVMLVYFREREYL encoded by the coding sequence GTGATCTCGGCGCTCTCGTACGACTCCGGAACGGTCGAGAGCCGATCGATCGACGGGTCGACCGACCTCTCGGCACTGAAGGCAGAGGAGGCGACTACGTGGGTGGACGCGACCGACGCCACCGAGAGGGAACTGCGCCTCGTGGCGGACGTCTTCGGCATCCATCCGCTCGCGGTCGAGGACGTGCTCAAGAACGTACGCCCGAAGACTGAGGAGTTCACCGACTACACGTTCGTCCTCGTGAAGGAGGCGGAACTCACCCGCGGCGATCGGCCGTTCGACGAGGAGGTGCGCGACGAACCCCTCGGCGTGTTCGTCGGCGAGGACTGGGTGTGCACGCTCTCGCTGTCGCCCATCGCCGCCGTCCAGCGCGTCTGGTCGGCCGTGACCCAGTGGGACGAGCGCCTGCTCCAGCGCGGGGCCGACTACACCGCCTACCGCGTGATCGACACGGTCGTCGACGACTACTTCGACCTGCTCGACCGCGTCGAGACGCAGATCGAACGGATCGAGGAGGAGGTGCTCGTCTCGACGGACATCCAGACGCTCGAACGCATCAACGGCGTTCGGCGCGACCTGCTGGCGTTTCGGAAGGTGACGTGGCCCTCGCGCGAGGCGGTCGGCGTTCTCGCGCGGGGGGACACGGCCCACGTCCGCCCCGAGATGGAGAAGTACTTCCGTGACGTGTACGACCACCTCGTCCACATCGTCGACCTCACGGAGACGTACCGCGACCTCACGAGCGGCGCGCGCGACATCTACCTCAACACCCTCTCTCAGTCCACCAACGAGGTGATGAAGACGCTCACCGTCGTCGCGACCATCTTCCTCCCCCTGACGTTCATCGCGGGCGTCTACGGGATGAACTTCGGCGGCAGCCGGTTCAACATGCCCGAACTCTCGTGGCCGTTCGGCTACCCGGCGGTGATGCTGGGGATGCTGCTCGTCGCGCTCGTCATGCTCGTCTACTTCCGCGAGCGCGAGTACCTCTAG
- a CDS encoding winged helix-turn-helix domain-containing protein, producing the protein MSGSDSGTADPGPFAEQQRLFKLLSQDTRHLIVQELLGHPAHLMSLAELEYMVGKSQAAIKDQLETLIEAGLVAQYTYPPSEGRRDLPSQFYGFTERGIDVLYEYKYLRGLPVARALYENTRKTEKVERHEAAPRPELPAAVADALAFDEPDLETVEGSTGQ; encoded by the coding sequence ATGAGCGGGAGCGACAGCGGGACCGCCGATCCGGGGCCGTTCGCGGAACAGCAGCGGCTCTTCAAACTCTTGTCCCAGGACACGCGCCATCTCATCGTTCAGGAGCTTCTCGGGCACCCGGCTCACCTCATGTCCCTCGCCGAACTGGAGTACATGGTCGGAAAGAGTCAGGCGGCGATCAAAGATCAACTGGAGACGCTGATCGAGGCCGGACTCGTGGCGCAGTACACGTACCCACCGAGCGAGGGGAGACGGGATCTCCCGTCGCAGTTCTACGGGTTCACCGAACGCGGAATCGACGTCCTCTACGAGTACAAGTACCTGCGCGGTCTCCCCGTCGCTCGCGCCCTGTACGAGAACACCCGCAAGACGGAGAAGGTCGAGCGCCACGAGGCGGCACCGCGCCCGGAACTCCCGGCGGCGGTCGCGGACGCACTCGCGTTCGACGAACCGGATCTCGAGACGGTAGAAGGGAGTACCGGCCAGTAA
- a CDS encoding tripartite tricarboxylate transporter permease, producing the protein MDPGVPHVVVAPRAAALTLAFVLGGVALGTASGLLPGLHANNMALLLAAVAPALPGPPLLVGCAMLAAGVVHTFLDVVPALALGVPDSAMAASALPGHRLVLEGRGGEALRLSALGSASAVAMAVPLSIPMTRLMVALYPTIRAHLPLVLGGAALALVLTEPTARGAVGGALALLTSGALGLVALDLPVDGLLETGDVLLPLFAGLFGAPVLLDAVGGGGVPRQVAPTVTLSRRAIAGLGGVGTVAGAVVGYVPGVSSAVAATVALLAVPGRYGGRGFIVATSGVNTANTIFALFALVALGQPRTGVLVAMDRAGVPLDLPSLLATVALAAAAGFALVVLVGDRYLRVAGRVDATRLSLSVLGLLCALSFVFAGGLGVGLLAVSALVGLLPVRFGARRAHLMGVLYAPIAL; encoded by the coding sequence ATGGATCCCGGAGTCCCGCACGTGGTCGTCGCCCCCCGAGCCGCGGCGCTCACGCTCGCGTTCGTCCTCGGGGGCGTCGCGCTCGGCACCGCGAGCGGACTCCTCCCCGGCCTGCACGCCAACAACATGGCGCTGTTGCTCGCGGCGGTCGCGCCCGCCCTCCCCGGACCGCCCCTCCTCGTGGGCTGTGCGATGCTCGCCGCGGGGGTCGTCCACACCTTCCTCGACGTGGTGCCCGCCCTCGCGCTCGGCGTCCCCGACTCGGCAATGGCCGCGAGCGCGCTCCCGGGCCACAGACTCGTGCTGGAGGGTCGCGGCGGCGAGGCGCTGCGCCTGTCCGCGCTCGGGAGCGCGAGCGCCGTCGCGATGGCCGTCCCCCTCTCGATCCCGATGACGCGGCTGATGGTCGCCCTCTACCCGACGATCCGGGCGCACCTCCCGCTCGTCCTCGGCGGGGCGGCGCTCGCGCTCGTGCTCACCGAACCGACCGCGCGGGGGGCGGTCGGCGGCGCGCTCGCCCTGCTCACCAGCGGGGCGCTCGGGCTGGTCGCCCTCGATCTCCCGGTGGACGGACTGCTCGAGACGGGCGACGTCCTGCTCCCGCTGTTCGCGGGGCTGTTCGGCGCGCCGGTGCTCCTCGACGCCGTGGGGGGTGGCGGGGTGCCCCGCCAGGTCGCCCCGACGGTGACGCTCTCCCGGCGGGCGATCGCGGGACTGGGCGGCGTGGGAACCGTCGCCGGTGCCGTCGTCGGGTACGTCCCCGGCGTCTCTAGCGCCGTCGCCGCCACGGTCGCGCTGCTCGCCGTCCCCGGTCGGTACGGCGGGCGGGGGTTCATCGTCGCCACCAGCGGCGTCAACACGGCGAACACGATCTTCGCGCTGTTCGCGCTCGTCGCGCTCGGACAGCCCCGGACGGGCGTCCTCGTGGCAATGGACCGGGCGGGCGTCCCCCTCGACCTGCCGTCGCTGCTCGCCACCGTCGCGCTCGCCGCGGCGGCGGGGTTCGCGCTGGTCGTCCTCGTCGGGGACCGCTACCTGCGCGTCGCCGGTCGCGTCGACGCCACCCGACTGTCGCTGTCGGTGCTCGGACTGCTCTGTGCCCTCTCGTTCGTCTTCGCCGGGGGGCTGGGGGTCGGGCTCCTGGCCGTGAGCGCGCTCGTCGGCCTGCTCCCGGTTCGCTTCGGCGCGCGCCGGGCGCACCTCATGGGGGTGTTGTACGCGCCGATAGCGCTGTAG
- the rpl12p gene encoding 50S ribosomal protein P1 has translation MEYIYAALILNESGEEINEDNLTGVLEAAGVDVEESRVKALVAALEDVDIEEAVEQAAAVPAAGAAGGAAAGGAEAEAEAEAESEEAEEAEAEEEEDEDEDEDAGGEGLGALFG, from the coding sequence ATGGAGTACATCTACGCAGCACTCATCCTGAACGAATCGGGCGAAGAGATCAACGAAGACAACCTCACCGGCGTCCTCGAGGCCGCCGGCGTCGACGTCGAGGAGTCCCGCGTGAAGGCGCTCGTCGCCGCGCTGGAGGACGTCGACATCGAGGAGGCCGTCGAGCAGGCCGCCGCCGTCCCCGCAGCGGGCGCGGCGGGCGGTGCCGCCGCGGGCGGTGCCGAGGCCGAGGCCGAAGCGGAAGCCGAATCCGAGGAGGCCGAGGAGGCCGAAGCCGAGGAAGAGGAAGACGAGGACGAGGACGAGGACGCCGGCGGCGAGGGCCTCGGCGCGCTCTTCGGCTGA
- a CDS encoding 50S ribosomal protein L10, with protein MSAEAGSERKTEVIPQWKREEVDALVDTLRSYESVGVVNVAGIPSRQLQAMRRDLHGTAELRISRNTLLVRALEEVDDGLETLVDLVEGQVGVIGTNDNPFGLYKRLEESKTPAPINAGEVAPNDIVIPAGDTGIDPGPFVGELQQVGANARIQDGSIKVLEDSTVLEAGEEVDQTLANVLNELDIEPKEVGLDLRGVYSEGVFFEPEELAIDVAEYRADIESAVAAGRNLSVNAVYPTARTADLLLAKASNEARSLGLFAAIESPDIADDLVAKADAQMRALAAVIDDEEALPEELRGAEIAAPGTAAAETAEEDAEEESTDDQEAEADDTDDEDDEDDDGGDALGAMFG; from the coding sequence ATGTCCGCAGAGGCAGGATCCGAACGCAAGACCGAAGTCATCCCGCAGTGGAAGCGCGAGGAGGTCGACGCCCTCGTCGACACGCTCCGCTCCTACGAGAGCGTCGGCGTCGTCAACGTCGCGGGCATCCCGAGCCGCCAGCTCCAGGCGATGCGCCGCGACCTCCACGGCACGGCCGAACTCCGCATCTCGCGGAACACGCTCCTGGTCCGCGCCCTGGAGGAGGTCGACGACGGCCTCGAGACGCTCGTCGACCTCGTCGAGGGGCAGGTCGGCGTCATCGGGACGAACGACAACCCGTTCGGCCTGTACAAGCGGCTCGAGGAGTCGAAGACGCCCGCGCCGATCAACGCGGGCGAGGTCGCCCCGAACGACATCGTCATCCCCGCGGGCGACACCGGGATCGATCCCGGCCCGTTCGTGGGCGAACTCCAGCAGGTCGGCGCGAACGCCCGCATCCAGGACGGCTCCATCAAGGTCCTCGAGGACTCGACGGTCCTCGAGGCCGGCGAGGAGGTCGACCAGACGCTGGCGAACGTCCTGAACGAACTCGACATCGAGCCGAAGGAGGTCGGACTCGACCTGCGCGGGGTCTACTCCGAGGGCGTGTTCTTCGAACCCGAGGAACTCGCCATCGACGTAGCGGAGTACCGCGCGGACATCGAGTCCGCCGTCGCCGCGGGGCGCAACCTGTCGGTCAACGCCGTCTACCCGACGGCGCGGACCGCGGACCTCCTGCTCGCGAAGGCGAGCAACGAGGCGCGCAGCCTCGGCCTGTTCGCGGCCATCGAGAGCCCGGACATCGCCGACGACCTCGTCGCCAAGGCCGACGCGCAGATGCGCGCGCTGGCCGCCGTCATCGACGACGAGGAGGCGCTCCCCGAGGAACTGCGCGGTGCCGAGATCGCCGCGCCCGGGACGGCCGCCGCGGAGACTGCCGAGGAAGACGCGGAAGAGGAATCGACTGACGACCAGGAAGCCGAGGCCGACGACACCGACGACGAAGACGACGAAGACGACGACGGTGGCGACGCGCTCGGCGCGATGTTCGGATAA
- a CDS encoding 50S ribosomal protein L1 — protein MADQSIEDAVSRALEGAPPRNFRESVDLAINLRDLDLNDPSNRVDEGIVLPSGTGQETRIVVFAEGETALRARDVADEVLDSDDLEELGDDTDAAKDLAGETDFFIAQANMMQDIGRYLGTVLGPRGKMPTPLQPDDDVVEVVNRMKNTVQLRSRDRRTFHARVGAEDMTAEEIADNIDVIIRRLEADLEKGPLNIDSVYVKTTMGPAVEVA, from the coding sequence ATGGCAGATCAGTCAATAGAGGACGCAGTCTCTCGCGCACTAGAGGGAGCCCCGCCGCGGAACTTCCGCGAGTCGGTGGACCTCGCCATCAACCTGCGCGATCTAGATCTCAACGACCCGTCCAACCGCGTCGACGAAGGAATCGTCCTTCCGAGCGGGACCGGACAGGAGACTCGTATCGTCGTGTTCGCGGAGGGCGAGACCGCCCTCCGGGCACGGGACGTCGCAGACGAGGTACTCGACAGCGACGATCTCGAAGAACTGGGTGACGACACCGACGCCGCGAAGGACCTCGCAGGCGAGACGGACTTCTTCATCGCCCAGGCGAACATGATGCAAGACATCGGCCGCTACCTCGGGACCGTGCTCGGTCCGCGGGGGAAGATGCCGACCCCGCTTCAGCCGGACGACGACGTCGTCGAAGTCGTAAACCGGATGAAGAACACGGTGCAGCTTCGCAGCCGCGATCGGCGCACCTTCCACGCCCGGGTCGGTGCCGAGGACATGACGGCCGAGGAGATCGCCGACAACATCGACGTCATCATCCGACGGCTGGAGGCGGACCTCGAGAAGGGGCCGCTCAACATCGACTCCGTCTACGTGAAGACGACGATGGGGCCGGCGGTGGAGGTGGCCTGA
- a CDS encoding alpha/beta fold hydrolase — protein sequence MSVEDVDAVEPIVGRYVHADIGGVDHRIYFEENGPEDGIPLLCQHTAGNNCQEWRHLLTDETIAEEFRVIAYDLPFHGKSVPPVSQRWWTEDYLMTAERFTESIVAIADALELDEPIYMGSSMGGNITLELADWYPDRFRALIGLECAAHSPGFYIDWLDHPHVNTTEVNAYACWGLMAPQSPESTRRETMYLYEQGATGVFKGDLYYYSVDHDYREKLDDVDATRVPLYVVNGEYDYLTTPDDGRETAAGVGEGAVAVEMAEIGHFPMSEHPELFNAYLREILADVTGDRDEALPDVLTPEDVGVEMTPRPATE from the coding sequence ATGAGCGTCGAGGACGTAGACGCCGTCGAACCGATCGTCGGCCGGTACGTGCACGCCGACATCGGCGGCGTCGACCACCGGATCTACTTCGAGGAGAACGGCCCCGAGGACGGCATCCCGTTGCTCTGTCAGCACACGGCGGGCAACAACTGCCAGGAGTGGCGACACCTCCTCACCGACGAGACCATCGCGGAGGAGTTCCGCGTCATCGCCTACGACCTCCCGTTCCACGGGAAGTCGGTCCCGCCGGTCTCCCAGCGGTGGTGGACGGAGGACTACCTCATGACCGCCGAGCGGTTCACCGAGTCGATCGTCGCCATCGCGGACGCGCTCGAACTCGACGAGCCGATCTACATGGGATCGAGCATGGGCGGGAACATCACGCTCGAACTCGCCGACTGGTATCCCGATCGCTTCCGGGCGTTGATCGGCCTCGAGTGCGCGGCGCACAGCCCCGGCTTCTACATCGACTGGCTCGACCACCCGCACGTCAATACGACGGAGGTCAACGCCTACGCCTGCTGGGGGTTGATGGCTCCACAGAGCCCCGAATCGACGCGCCGTGAGACGATGTACCTCTACGAACAGGGCGCGACGGGCGTGTTCAAGGGCGACCTCTACTACTACTCGGTCGACCACGATTACCGCGAGAAGCTCGACGACGTCGACGCCACGCGCGTCCCGCTGTACGTCGTCAACGGCGAGTACGACTACCTCACGACGCCCGACGACGGCCGCGAGACCGCCGCCGGGGTGGGCGAGGGTGCGGTCGCGGTCGAGATGGCCGAGATCGGTCACTTCCCGATGAGCGAGCACCCCGAACTGTTCAACGCCTACCTCCGAGAGATCCTCGCCGACGTCACCGGCGACCGCGACGAGGCGCTCCCGGACGTGCTGACGCCGGAGGACGTGGGCGTGGAGATGACGCCCAGGCCCGCGACGGAGTAA